A window of Cumulibacter manganitolerans contains these coding sequences:
- a CDS encoding NADH-quinone oxidoreductase subunit N → MLSDVRAVLPEALLLVTALVVLVAGSFSPRTRQWPGRVVTAVGLLSAAVVAVVDLADPPATMQSGSAFEGTFALGTATGVGRIIAILASLLIVLLAGDEVRDHPRESEVYVLLLLSTTGVLVVGGAADLLLLAVGFLLASIPLYGLVGVIHRPASAEAALKAYLMGALFGIFLLLGVTVLWGIGGVTTYGELRGALAQAPSAAVAGGGLLVLAGLLFEAGGVPAHFWVPDAVQGSSSTAATYLSTVPKIGALVAAYRLVEQLPGPQTWAWLVAVLATASMTLGNLAAYAQRDPRRLLGWSTVSQVGYALVPVSVAGHTPLALPSLLLYLAAYAVTNIGAFAVVAALPQWRTLESYRGLSRSRPWLAGSLLVVLLGLLGTPPAAIFVGKLTTASAAWDGGFAWLAIVVLLNTVLSLFYYLRWIVPAFQPAVDGDRPQPVPWAAATAVAAAVISLLLGAATGLLWPHLVG, encoded by the coding sequence GTGCTGAGCGACGTCCGCGCGGTCCTGCCGGAGGCGCTGCTGCTGGTGACCGCGCTCGTAGTGCTGGTCGCCGGCTCGTTCTCGCCGCGCACTCGCCAATGGCCGGGGCGCGTCGTGACCGCGGTCGGGCTGCTGAGCGCTGCCGTCGTCGCGGTGGTCGACCTGGCCGACCCGCCGGCGACGATGCAGAGCGGCTCGGCGTTCGAGGGCACCTTCGCGCTCGGCACCGCCACCGGCGTCGGGCGCATCATCGCGATCCTGGCGAGCCTGCTGATCGTGCTGCTGGCCGGCGACGAGGTCCGCGACCACCCGCGGGAGAGCGAGGTCTACGTCCTGCTGCTGCTGTCGACGACCGGCGTCCTCGTGGTCGGCGGGGCGGCCGACTTGCTGCTGCTGGCGGTGGGGTTCCTGCTCGCCAGCATCCCGCTGTACGGGCTGGTCGGGGTGATCCACAGGCCCGCGTCGGCCGAGGCCGCGCTCAAGGCCTACCTGATGGGCGCGTTGTTCGGGATCTTCCTGCTGCTCGGCGTGACCGTGCTGTGGGGGATCGGCGGCGTCACCACGTACGGGGAGCTGCGCGGCGCGCTCGCGCAGGCGCCGTCGGCGGCGGTCGCCGGGGGAGGGCTGCTGGTGCTCGCCGGCCTGCTGTTCGAAGCGGGCGGCGTGCCGGCGCACTTCTGGGTGCCCGACGCGGTGCAGGGCAGCTCGAGCACCGCGGCCACCTACCTGTCGACGGTCCCCAAGATCGGCGCCCTCGTGGCGGCCTACCGGCTCGTCGAGCAGCTGCCGGGGCCGCAGACCTGGGCCTGGCTGGTGGCGGTGCTGGCCACCGCCAGCATGACGCTGGGCAACCTCGCCGCCTACGCGCAGCGCGACCCGCGCCGGCTGCTGGGCTGGTCGACGGTGAGCCAGGTGGGGTACGCGCTGGTGCCGGTGTCGGTCGCCGGCCACACCCCGCTCGCGCTGCCGTCGCTGCTGCTGTACCTGGCCGCGTACGCCGTGACGAACATCGGCGCGTTCGCCGTCGTGGCAGCGCTGCCGCAGTGGCGGACGCTGGAGTCCTACCGCGGGCTGTCCCGCTCCCGGCCCTGGCTGGCGGGGTCGCTGCTCGTCGTCCTGCTGGGCTTGCTGGGGACGCCGCCCGCGGCGATCTTCGTCGGCAAGCTCACGACGGCGTCCGCCGCGTGGGACGGTGGGTTCGCGTGGCTGGCGATCGTCGTCCTGCTCAACACGGTCCTCAGTCTGTTCTACTACCTGCGGTGGATCGTCCCGGCGTTCCAGCCGGCGGTGGACGGCGACCGGCCCCAGCCGGTGCCGTGGGCGGCCGCTACCGCCGTCGCCGCCGCCGTCATCAGCCTGCTGCTGGGCGCGGCGACGGGTCTGCTGTGGCCGCATCTGGTGGGCTGA